A region of Campylobacter sp. RM16189 DNA encodes the following proteins:
- a CDS encoding tape measure protein, whose protein sequence is MSVSNDIKIKITIDGNTRNVTLVRSEVNKLGNSINNVDTYANALRSTLGKFAAVGFAINGLSDAFSKSIASMDALTNATGRLSLVTKNSNELKALSAQILNVANSARVSFTETTDLHTRFANNLKNSAISSKQMIEVTQAVSKSLVISGASAQSANAALIQSSQGLAANSLRGQELASVMEQTPRLAQAIADGMNVSIGQLRKLAEENKLTTETVFFALYKQKDLIEKEFGKMPITIGQSMTVLGNSVQALLGRLNEASGFTKAITGVTNIQNPKNEHRPYYG, encoded by the coding sequence ATGTCTGTGTCTAATGATATAAAAATAAAGATAACCATAGACGGAAATACCAGAAACGTAACTCTGGTTAGAAGCGAAGTTAATAAGCTAGGAAATAGTATCAATAATGTCGATACTTATGCAAATGCTCTTAGAAGCACTTTAGGTAAATTTGCAGCAGTGGGATTTGCTATAAATGGATTAAGTGATGCTTTTAGTAAAAGTATAGCCTCTATGGACGCGCTGACAAACGCTACCGGTAGATTAAGTCTTGTGACAAAAAACAGCAACGAACTAAAGGCTCTAAGCGCGCAAATTTTAAACGTAGCAAATAGTGCACGCGTAAGTTTTACCGAAACAACGGATTTGCATACAAGATTTGCAAATAATCTAAAAAATAGCGCAATATCATCTAAGCAGATGATAGAGGTAACTCAGGCGGTAAGCAAATCTCTAGTTATAAGCGGAGCAAGTGCGCAAAGCGCAAACGCAGCCCTTATTCAATCGTCTCAAGGTCTAGCCGCAAACTCATTGCGCGGACAAGAGCTGGCTTCCGTAATGGAACAAACTCCGCGCCTAGCTCAAGCGATAGCGGATGGCATGAACGTAAGCATAGGACAGCTTAGAAAGCTGGCCGAAGAAAACAAGCTTACTACTGAAACGGTATTTTTCGCTTTATACAAACAAAAAGATCTTATAGAAAAAGAATTCGGAAAAATGCCAATAACCATCGGTCAAAGCATGACCGTATTAGGCAATAGCGTTCAAGCTCTTTTAGGCAGGCTTAACGAGGCTTCGGGATTTACTAAGGCCATTACCGGTGTAACAAATATACAAAATCCCAAAAATGAGCATAGACCCTACTATGGTTAA